A single Camelus ferus isolate YT-003-E chromosome 3, BCGSAC_Cfer_1.0, whole genome shotgun sequence DNA region contains:
- the SLC30A5 gene encoding zinc transporter 5 isoform X1 — translation MEEKYGGDVLAGPSGGGGGLGPVDVPSARLTKYIVLLCFTKLLKAVGLFESYDLLKVVHIVQFIFILKLGTAFFMVLFQKPFSSGKTITKHQWIKIFKHAVAGCIISLLWFFGLTLCGPLRTLLLFEHSDIVVISLLSVLFTSSGGGPAKTRGAAFFIIAVICLLLFDNDDLMAKMAEHPEGHHDSALTHMLYTAIGFLGVADHKGGVLLLVLALCCKVGFHTASRKLSIDVGGAKRLQALSHLVSVLLLCPWVIVLSVTTESKVESWFSLIMPFTTVIFFVMILDFYVDSMCSVKMEVSKCARYGSFPIFISALLFGNFWTHPITDQLRAMNKAAHQESTEHVLSGGVVVSAVFFILSANILSSPSKRGQKGTLIGYSPEGTPLYNFMGDAFQHSSQSIPRFIKESLKQILEENDSRQIFYFLCLNLLFTFVELFYGVLTNSLGLISDGFHMLFDCSALVMGLFAALMSRWKATRIFSYGYGRIEILSGFINGLFLMVIAFFVFMESVARLIDPPELDTHMLTPVSVGGLIVNLIGICAFSHGHNHSHGASQGSCHSSDHSHSHHAHGHSDHGHGHSHGSIGGGMNANMRGVFLHVLADTLGSIGVIVSTVLIEQFGWFIADPLCSLFIAVLIFLSVVPLIKDACQVLLLRLPPEYEKELHTALEKIQKIEGLISYRDPHFWRHSASVVAGTIHIQVTSDVLEQRIVQQVTGILKDAGVNNLTIQVEKEAYFQHMSGLSTGFHDVLAMTKQMESMKYYKDGTYIM, via the exons ATGGAGGAGAAATACGGCGGGGACGTGCTAGCCGGCcccagcggcggcggcggcggcctcgGGCCGGTGGACGTGCCCAGCGCTCG aTTAACGAAATATATTGTGTTACTGTGTTTCACTAAACTTTTGAAGGCTGTGGGACTTTTTGAATCATATGATCTCCTAAAAGTAGTTCACATTGttcagttcatttttatattaaaacttgG GACTGcattttttatggttttgtttcAAAAGCCTTTTTCTTCTGGGAAAACTATTACCAAACACCAG tggatcaaaatatttaaacatgcaGTTGCTGGATGTATCATTTCACTCTTGTGGTTTTTTGGCCTCACTCTTTGTGGACCATTaag gaCTTTGCTGCTATTCGAACACAGTGATATTGTTGTCATCTCACTGCTCAGTGTTTTGTTCACTAGTTCTGGAGGAGGACCAGCAAAG aCAAGGGGGGCTGCTTTTTTCATAATTGCTGTGATCTGCCTATTGCTTTTCGACAATGATGATCTCATGGCTAAAATGGCTGAACATC CTGAAGGACATCATGACAGTGCTCTAACTCACATGCTTTACACAGCCATTGGCTTCTTAGGTGTGGCAGATCACAAG GGTGGAGTATTGTTGCTAGTACTGGCTTTGTGTTGTAAAGTTGGTTTTCATACAGCTTCCAGAAAGCTCTCCATAGATGTTGGTGGAGCCAAACGCCTTCAAGCTTTATCCCATCTTGTTTCTGTGCTTCTCCTATGCCCATGGGTCATAGTTCTTTCTGTGACAACTGAG agtAAAGTCGAGTCTTGGTTTTCTCTCATTATGCCTTTCACAACGGTTATCTTTTTTGTCATGATCCTGGATTTCTATGTCGATTCCATGTGTTCAGTCAAAATGGAAGTTTCCAAGTGTGCCCGCTATGGatcctttcccatttttattaGTGCTCtactttttggaaatttttgGACTCATCCAATAACAGACCAGCTTCGAGCTATGAATAAAGCAGCACACCAGGAGAGCACTGAACACGTCCTTTCTGGAGGAGTGGTAGTGAGTGCTGTATTCTTCATTTTGT ctgcCAACATCTTATCATCTCCTTCTAAGAGAGGACAGAAAGGTACCCTAATTGGATATTCTCCTGAAGGAACACCACTTTATAACTTCATGGGTGATGCTTTTCAGCATAGCTCCCAGTCAATCCCTAGGTTTATTAAGGAATCACTAAAACAAATTCTTGAGGAGAATGACTCTAGGCAGATCTTTTACTTCTTGTGCTTGAATCTG CTTTTTACCTTTGTGGAATTATTCTATGGCGTGTTGACCAATAGTCTGGGTCTGATCTCAGATGGCTTCCACATGCTCTTCGACTGCTCTGCTTTGGTCATGGGACTTTTTGCTGCCTTGATGAGTAGATGGAAAGCAACTCGGATTTTCTCCTATGG GTATGGACGAATAGAAATTCTCTCTGGATTTATTAATGGGCTTTTTCTAATGGTAATAGCTTTTTTTGTGTTTATGGAGTCGGTGGCTAGATTAATTGATCCTCCAGAATTAGACACACACATGTTAACA ccAGTCTCAGTTGGAGGGCTGATAGTAAACCTTATTGGTATCTGTGCCTTTAGCCATGGCCATAACCACAGCCATGGAGCTTCTCAAGGAAGCTGTCACTCATCTGATCACAGCCATTCACACCATGCACATGGACACAGTGACCATGGGCACGGTCACAGCCACGGATCTATAGGCGGAGGCATGAATGCTAACATGAGGG GTGTATTTCTACATGTTTTGGCAGACACACTTGGCAGTATTGGTGTGATCGTATCCACCGTTCTTATAGAGCAGTTTGGATGGTTCATTGCTGATCccctctgttctctttttattgctgtattAATATTTCTCAGTGTAGTCCCACTGATTAAAGACGCCTGTCAGGTTCTACTTCTGAGACTGCCcccagaatatgaaaaagaactacATACTGCCTTAGAAAAG ATACAGAAAATTGAAGGATTAATATCATACCGAGACCCACATTTTTGGCGTCATTCTGCCAGTGTTGTGGCAGGAACAATTCATATACAGGTGACATCCGATGTGCTGGAACAAAGAATAGTACAACAG GTTACGGGAATACTTAAAGATGCTGGAGTAAACAATTTAACAATTCAAGTGGAAAAAGAAGCATACTTTCAACACATGTCTGGCCTGAGTACTGGATTTCATGATGTTCTGGCTATGACAAAACAAATGGAATCCATGAAATACTACAAAGATGGTACTTACATCATGTGA
- the SLC30A5 gene encoding zinc transporter 5 isoform X2 codes for MEEKYGGDVLAGPSGGGGGLGPVDVPSARLTKYIVLLCFTKLLKAVGLFESYDLLKVVHIVQFIFILKLGTAFFMVLFQKPFSSGKTITKHQWIKIFKHAVAGCIISLLWFFGLTLCGPLRTLLLFEHSDIVVISLLSVLFTSSGGGPAKTRGAAFFIIAVICLLLFDNDDLMAKMAEHPEGHHDSALTHMLYTAIGFLGVADHKSKVESWFSLIMPFTTVIFFVMILDFYVDSMCSVKMEVSKCARYGSFPIFISALLFGNFWTHPITDQLRAMNKAAHQESTEHVLSGGVVVSAVFFILSANILSSPSKRGQKGTLIGYSPEGTPLYNFMGDAFQHSSQSIPRFIKESLKQILEENDSRQIFYFLCLNLLFTFVELFYGVLTNSLGLISDGFHMLFDCSALVMGLFAALMSRWKATRIFSYGYGRIEILSGFINGLFLMVIAFFVFMESVARLIDPPELDTHMLTPVSVGGLIVNLIGICAFSHGHNHSHGASQGSCHSSDHSHSHHAHGHSDHGHGHSHGSIGGGMNANMRGVFLHVLADTLGSIGVIVSTVLIEQFGWFIADPLCSLFIAVLIFLSVVPLIKDACQVLLLRLPPEYEKELHTALEKIQKIEGLISYRDPHFWRHSASVVAGTIHIQVTSDVLEQRIVQQVTGILKDAGVNNLTIQVEKEAYFQHMSGLSTGFHDVLAMTKQMESMKYYKDGTYIM; via the exons ATGGAGGAGAAATACGGCGGGGACGTGCTAGCCGGCcccagcggcggcggcggcggcctcgGGCCGGTGGACGTGCCCAGCGCTCG aTTAACGAAATATATTGTGTTACTGTGTTTCACTAAACTTTTGAAGGCTGTGGGACTTTTTGAATCATATGATCTCCTAAAAGTAGTTCACATTGttcagttcatttttatattaaaacttgG GACTGcattttttatggttttgtttcAAAAGCCTTTTTCTTCTGGGAAAACTATTACCAAACACCAG tggatcaaaatatttaaacatgcaGTTGCTGGATGTATCATTTCACTCTTGTGGTTTTTTGGCCTCACTCTTTGTGGACCATTaag gaCTTTGCTGCTATTCGAACACAGTGATATTGTTGTCATCTCACTGCTCAGTGTTTTGTTCACTAGTTCTGGAGGAGGACCAGCAAAG aCAAGGGGGGCTGCTTTTTTCATAATTGCTGTGATCTGCCTATTGCTTTTCGACAATGATGATCTCATGGCTAAAATGGCTGAACATC CTGAAGGACATCATGACAGTGCTCTAACTCACATGCTTTACACAGCCATTGGCTTCTTAGGTGTGGCAGATCACAAG agtAAAGTCGAGTCTTGGTTTTCTCTCATTATGCCTTTCACAACGGTTATCTTTTTTGTCATGATCCTGGATTTCTATGTCGATTCCATGTGTTCAGTCAAAATGGAAGTTTCCAAGTGTGCCCGCTATGGatcctttcccatttttattaGTGCTCtactttttggaaatttttgGACTCATCCAATAACAGACCAGCTTCGAGCTATGAATAAAGCAGCACACCAGGAGAGCACTGAACACGTCCTTTCTGGAGGAGTGGTAGTGAGTGCTGTATTCTTCATTTTGT ctgcCAACATCTTATCATCTCCTTCTAAGAGAGGACAGAAAGGTACCCTAATTGGATATTCTCCTGAAGGAACACCACTTTATAACTTCATGGGTGATGCTTTTCAGCATAGCTCCCAGTCAATCCCTAGGTTTATTAAGGAATCACTAAAACAAATTCTTGAGGAGAATGACTCTAGGCAGATCTTTTACTTCTTGTGCTTGAATCTG CTTTTTACCTTTGTGGAATTATTCTATGGCGTGTTGACCAATAGTCTGGGTCTGATCTCAGATGGCTTCCACATGCTCTTCGACTGCTCTGCTTTGGTCATGGGACTTTTTGCTGCCTTGATGAGTAGATGGAAAGCAACTCGGATTTTCTCCTATGG GTATGGACGAATAGAAATTCTCTCTGGATTTATTAATGGGCTTTTTCTAATGGTAATAGCTTTTTTTGTGTTTATGGAGTCGGTGGCTAGATTAATTGATCCTCCAGAATTAGACACACACATGTTAACA ccAGTCTCAGTTGGAGGGCTGATAGTAAACCTTATTGGTATCTGTGCCTTTAGCCATGGCCATAACCACAGCCATGGAGCTTCTCAAGGAAGCTGTCACTCATCTGATCACAGCCATTCACACCATGCACATGGACACAGTGACCATGGGCACGGTCACAGCCACGGATCTATAGGCGGAGGCATGAATGCTAACATGAGGG GTGTATTTCTACATGTTTTGGCAGACACACTTGGCAGTATTGGTGTGATCGTATCCACCGTTCTTATAGAGCAGTTTGGATGGTTCATTGCTGATCccctctgttctctttttattgctgtattAATATTTCTCAGTGTAGTCCCACTGATTAAAGACGCCTGTCAGGTTCTACTTCTGAGACTGCCcccagaatatgaaaaagaactacATACTGCCTTAGAAAAG ATACAGAAAATTGAAGGATTAATATCATACCGAGACCCACATTTTTGGCGTCATTCTGCCAGTGTTGTGGCAGGAACAATTCATATACAGGTGACATCCGATGTGCTGGAACAAAGAATAGTACAACAG GTTACGGGAATACTTAAAGATGCTGGAGTAAACAATTTAACAATTCAAGTGGAAAAAGAAGCATACTTTCAACACATGTCTGGCCTGAGTACTGGATTTCATGATGTTCTGGCTATGACAAAACAAATGGAATCCATGAAATACTACAAAGATGGTACTTACATCATGTGA